The proteins below are encoded in one region of Cytobacillus sp. IB215665:
- a CDS encoding GNAT family N-acetyltransferase, which translates to MLIRYKKNYEKIAMGLLSFMPNEKDLKKLQQTIKQYEEEKDKQLFLWKEEDIIGLIGVIQFPEKRIVVQHISVNPSHRYQGLGKRMVEDLAKLFPNDQLQPTSETASFIEKCNIDH; encoded by the coding sequence ATGTTAATTCGATACAAAAAGAATTATGAAAAAATTGCAATGGGACTTCTTTCATTCATGCCAAATGAAAAAGACTTAAAAAAGTTGCAGCAAACCATTAAACAATATGAAGAAGAAAAGGATAAACAATTATTTCTTTGGAAGGAAGAAGATATTATAGGATTGATCGGTGTTATTCAATTTCCAGAAAAAAGAATAGTTGTGCAGCATATTAGTGTTAATCCATCCCATCGGTATCAAGGGCTTGGGAAAAGAATGGTTGAAGATTTAGCTAAACTATTTCCAAATGATCAATTACAGCCAACCTCTGAAACTGCTTCTTTTATAGAAAAATGTAATATCGATCATTAA
- a CDS encoding histone H1-like repetitive region-containing protein, with the protein MSPTTTRHTTARHTTARHTTTRHTTTRHTAARHTAARHTAARHTAARHTTTRHTTARHTTTRHTAARHTTTRHTTTRHTTARHTTTRHTTTRHTATRHTTTRHTTTRHTAARHTTARHTAARHTTARHTTTRHTATSNPII; encoded by the coding sequence ATATCGCCAACCACTACCAGGCATACCACTGCCCGGCATACCACTGCCCGGCATACCACTACCAGGCATACCACTACCAGGCATACCGCCGCCCGGCATACCGCCGCCCGGCATACCGCCGCCCGGCATACCGCCGCCCGGCATACCACTACCCGGCATACCACTGCCCGGCATACCACTACCAGGCATACCGCCGCCCGGCATACCACTACCAGGCATACCACTACCAGGCATACCACTGCCCGGCATACCACTACCAGGCATACCACTACCCGGCATACCGCCACCCGGCATACCACTACCCGGCATACCACTACCCGGCATACCGCCGCCCGGCATACCACCGCCCGGCATACCGCCGCCCGGCATACCACCGCCCGGCATACCACTACCAGGCATACCGCCACCAGTAATCCAATCATCTAA
- a CDS encoding stage V sporulation protein AE, translated as MNGSRHVIIITDGDEYALRTVEYIATEIGGRCISRSFGNPTKLSGPEIVHYILHAKHDPVFVMFDDSGYIGEGSGETALQYVVNHKKINVLGIIAVAAKTNFTEWTKVDVCIDNTGELTHFGVDKYGVKEGEVGRINGDTVYCLDHMKVPIVVGIGDIGKMAMQDHIKYGSPITRKAVALILERSGFYDNFKKE; from the coding sequence ATGAACGGGAGTCGTCATGTAATCATCATTACTGATGGAGACGAATACGCTTTGAGAACAGTAGAATACATTGCAACGGAAATTGGTGGTAGGTGTATTTCGAGGTCCTTTGGTAATCCAACCAAGTTATCTGGTCCTGAAATTGTTCATTATATTTTACATGCTAAACATGACCCTGTCTTTGTCATGTTTGATGACAGTGGATACATTGGTGAAGGTAGTGGGGAAACGGCGTTACAATATGTCGTTAATCATAAAAAAATTAATGTGTTGGGAATTATCGCAGTTGCTGCTAAGACCAACTTTACTGAATGGACGAAAGTTGATGTGTGCATCGATAATACAGGAGAACTTACACATTTCGGAGTAGATAAATATGGAGTGAAAGAGGGGGAGGTTGGACGAATCAATGGTGACACAGTGTATTGTTTAGATCACATGAAAGTCCCAATCGTTGTGGGAATAGGAGATATAGGGAAAATGGCGATGCAAGATCATATTAAATATGGATCACCTATTACACGTAAAGCAGTCGCCCTTATTTTAGAAAGGAGTGGATTTTATGACAACTTCAAAAAAGAATAA
- the ribE gene encoding riboflavin synthase yields the protein MFTGIVEEVGKVNRLTHSIDAIELQIDARKILSDIQLGDSIAVNGVCLTVTSFNEFGFAVDVMPETIKATSLKLLKNGSSVNLERAMLANGRFGGHFVSGHVDGVGEIISKTRKGNAIYYVIAIDEKLAKYILHKGSVAVDGTSLTIFDVVDKSFTISIIPHTLSETIIGQKEVGDIVNIECDVIGKYIEHFLLRGTHSMEKVKHSRITKSILTENGFI from the coding sequence TTGTTTACTGGTATTGTTGAGGAAGTTGGAAAAGTAAATCGATTAACCCATTCAATTGATGCAATTGAACTACAGATTGATGCTAGAAAAATATTATCTGATATCCAGTTAGGAGATAGTATAGCGGTGAATGGGGTGTGTTTAACCGTTACTTCATTTAATGAATTTGGTTTTGCAGTAGACGTTATGCCAGAAACTATAAAAGCGACTTCATTAAAATTATTAAAAAATGGATCTTCGGTTAATTTAGAACGAGCTATGTTAGCGAATGGAAGGTTTGGAGGACACTTTGTATCAGGGCATGTTGATGGAGTAGGCGAAATAATTAGTAAGACTCGAAAGGGCAATGCAATCTATTACGTAATTGCGATAGATGAGAAATTAGCTAAATATATATTACACAAAGGGTCTGTCGCAGTGGATGGGACAAGCTTAACGATATTTGACGTTGTCGATAAATCTTTTACTATATCAATTATTCCGCATACGCTCTCTGAGACGATTATAGGTCAAAAGGAGGTGGGTGATATTGTCAATATAGAATGTGACGTTATTGGAAAGTATATTGAGCACTTTCTTTTACGAGGTACACACTCTATGGAAAAAGTTAAACACAGCAGGATAACAAAATCTATATTAACGGAAAATGGATTTATTTAG
- the scpB gene encoding SMC-Scp complex subunit ScpB: MNIVEWKAVVEGLLFVAGDDGLSLKQIALVLEIDENVAHDIIIELQEEYKNNKRGLFVSEVANTYQLTTKKEHAAFIKRLVESPASTSLSQAALETLAIVAYRQPIARTEVEEIRGVKTERPLQTLMAKALIKEVGRVEGTGRAILYGTTKEFLEYFGLRTLEELPPLPEQVQEESVQEEADLFFEKFQEIE; the protein is encoded by the coding sequence ATGAATATTGTCGAGTGGAAAGCTGTAGTAGAAGGGCTGCTATTTGTCGCCGGTGATGATGGACTATCGTTAAAGCAAATAGCGCTAGTTCTTGAAATTGACGAAAATGTTGCTCATGACATTATTATTGAATTACAGGAAGAATATAAAAATAATAAACGCGGATTGTTTGTTTCAGAAGTTGCTAATACATACCAACTGACGACAAAGAAAGAACATGCAGCCTTCATAAAGAGGTTAGTAGAGTCTCCTGCGTCAACATCTCTTTCACAAGCTGCATTAGAAACATTAGCCATTGTAGCTTACCGTCAGCCAATTGCAAGAACAGAGGTAGAGGAAATTCGTGGCGTGAAAACAGAAAGACCACTACAAACATTAATGGCAAAGGCGTTAATTAAGGAAGTAGGTCGTGTTGAAGGCACTGGGAGAGCCATTCTTTATGGCACAACAAAAGAGTTTCTTGAGTATTTTGGTTTAAGAACTCTTGAAGAGCTCCCACCATTACCTGAGCAAGTTCAAGAGGAATCCGTTCAAGAAGAAGCCGATTTGTTTTTTGAAAAATTTCAAGAAATTGAGTAA
- the lysA gene encoding diaminopimelate decarboxylase, whose amino-acid sequence MFFHGTSRVNNEGHLEIGGVDSIELAKQYGTPLYIYDVDLIRKRASAFKDTFTALEVEGQVAYASKAFSSIAMVQLAEEEGLSLDVVSGGELYTALQAGFPVDRIHFHGNNKSIHELEMAVQHNIGCIVIDNFHELAMLQEICQAKSTNINVLLRVTPGIEAHTHDYILTGQEDSKFGFDLLSGQADEALKQVTQSDMLTMLGVHCHIGSQIFETTGFLLAAKKLFQKLHEWYNEYDYTAQVLNLGGGFGIRYTDEDDPIPADQYVKEIVKEVKKLAVQFNMSVPEIWIEPGRSLVGDAGTTIYSIGSQKTVPNVRNYVAIDGGMSDNLRPALYQAKYEAAIANRILAENEEVVSISGKCCESGDMLIWDIDLPTIQNEDYLAVFCTGAYGYSMANNYNRLPRPAVVFVENGEAQLVIKRESYEDLVHLDIPMKMRVNK is encoded by the coding sequence ATGTTTTTTCACGGTACTAGTCGAGTTAATAATGAGGGGCATCTAGAAATTGGTGGAGTAGATTCAATTGAATTGGCTAAGCAGTATGGTACCCCACTGTATATTTATGATGTTGATTTAATACGCAAAAGAGCATCAGCATTTAAAGATACGTTCACAGCTTTAGAAGTCGAAGGTCAAGTTGCATACGCCAGTAAAGCATTTTCTTCTATAGCTATGGTACAGTTAGCGGAAGAAGAAGGGTTATCATTAGATGTTGTTTCAGGTGGAGAGTTATATACTGCTCTTCAAGCAGGATTTCCTGTTGATCGTATTCATTTTCATGGAAATAATAAAAGCATACATGAGCTTGAAATGGCAGTACAACATAACATAGGGTGTATTGTTATCGATAATTTTCATGAATTAGCGATGTTACAGGAAATTTGTCAAGCCAAATCAACGAACATAAACGTACTTTTGAGAGTAACTCCAGGAATTGAAGCACATACACATGATTATATCTTAACTGGGCAAGAGGATTCAAAATTTGGTTTTGATTTACTAAGCGGCCAAGCAGATGAGGCACTAAAACAAGTAACGCAATCAGATATGCTTACGATGTTAGGTGTGCATTGTCATATAGGTTCACAAATTTTTGAAACGACTGGCTTTTTACTAGCAGCTAAGAAGTTATTTCAAAAATTACATGAATGGTATAACGAGTATGATTATACTGCTCAAGTGTTAAATTTAGGCGGTGGCTTTGGAATTAGGTACACAGACGAAGATGATCCTATTCCAGCTGACCAATATGTAAAAGAAATTGTTAAAGAAGTAAAAAAATTAGCTGTACAGTTTAATATGTCTGTACCAGAAATATGGATCGAGCCTGGTAGATCTCTAGTTGGTGATGCTGGAACTACAATTTACTCTATTGGCTCTCAAAAAACTGTGCCAAATGTTCGTAATTATGTAGCAATTGATGGTGGTATGAGTGATAACCTTCGTCCGGCATTATATCAAGCAAAATATGAAGCAGCTATAGCTAATAGAATATTAGCTGAAAATGAAGAAGTCGTATCTATTTCTGGGAAATGTTGTGAAAGTGGAGATATGCTTATTTGGGATATTGATCTTCCAACTATTCAAAACGAAGATTATTTAGCAGTTTTTTGTACAGGTGCATACGGGTATTCCATGGCGAATAATTACAATCGTCTACCTCGCCCGGCGGTTGTTTTTGTAGAGAATGGTGAAGCACAATTAGTTATTAAAAGGGAAAGCTATGAAGATCTAGTTCATTTAGACATTCCGATGAAAATGAGAGTTAATAAATAG
- a CDS encoding DUF309 domain-containing protein, whose product MYPKAYIDYLVYFHGDRDYFECHEVLEEYWKQTDNDIVWVGFIQIAVGLYHHRRGNFKGAQKMIANAIAILEAQKDTVEQLGINLKTLLTTLQSQLNAIIANEPYISINLPIQDESLLTTCKNACSEKGLTWGKSSDLTNNFLINKHTLRDRTEVITERANQLAKRKKKNKGSC is encoded by the coding sequence TTGTATCCAAAAGCTTATATAGATTATTTAGTGTATTTCCATGGGGATCGTGATTATTTCGAATGCCATGAAGTTCTCGAAGAGTATTGGAAACAAACAGACAATGATATAGTTTGGGTTGGGTTCATTCAAATTGCTGTCGGATTATATCATCATCGAAGAGGTAATTTCAAAGGTGCTCAAAAAATGATAGCAAACGCTATTGCTATCTTAGAAGCTCAAAAAGATACTGTCGAACAGCTAGGCATAAACCTAAAAACACTATTAACAACTTTACAGTCGCAACTGAATGCCATTATCGCTAATGAGCCTTATATAAGTATTAATTTACCAATTCAAGACGAATCATTGTTAACTACATGTAAAAATGCATGTAGTGAAAAAGGCTTGACATGGGGAAAAAGTAGCGATTTAACTAATAATTTCCTTATTAATAAACACACTTTACGTGATCGTACTGAAGTTATAACAGAAAGAGCTAATCAATTAGCCAAAAGAAAGAAAAAAAATAAAGGCTCTTGTTGA
- a CDS encoding peptidylprolyl isomerase has protein sequence MSKKGYIIMNSGEKIEFELYPNEAPNTVDNFEKLANEGFYNSLTFHRVIPGFVSQGGCPQGTGTGGPGYTIKCETEGNPHKHVPGAFSMAHAGRDTGGSQFFIVHEAQPHLDGVHTVFGQVTSGLDTVLNMKNGDVMKTVEVFDAE, from the coding sequence ATGAGTAAAAAAGGTTACATAATAATGAATAGTGGAGAAAAGATTGAATTTGAGCTTTATCCTAATGAAGCTCCTAATACAGTTGATAATTTTGAAAAATTGGCTAATGAAGGCTTTTATAATAGTCTTACATTCCATCGGGTAATCCCAGGATTTGTTTCACAAGGTGGTTGTCCACAAGGAACTGGAACAGGTGGTCCGGGTTATACGATTAAATGTGAAACTGAAGGCAATCCTCACAAACATGTGCCAGGAGCATTTTCAATGGCTCATGCTGGAAGAGATACAGGAGGAAGTCAATTTTTTATCGTTCATGAAGCTCAACCTCATTTAGATGGCGTTCATACAGTGTTTGGTCAAGTTACAAGTGGCTTAGATACTGTTCTAAATATGAAAAATGGGGATGTAATGAAAACTGTAGAAGTTTTTGATGCGGAGTAA
- a CDS encoding spore germination protein has protein sequence MTTSKKNKIPISASPSENEEFFKTHLGLETTYDIGVKKIKILNKDVHIYFVAAICETATIMQLLTVLIEINDRERQSSKIKQIIENRLVHQQVKEVDNLDEAVDQLLAGLIFVVIEGEKSGFIVDVRGYPGRTPEEPDTEKVVRGARDGFVEMMVVNTALIRRRIRDERIRFEVIQVGERSKTDICIAYIKDIAQPSLIEIIKKEINEIEIDGLTMADKTIEEFLVAQGFNPYPRVRYTERPDIAATHLLEGHVLVLVDTSPSVIITPTTFFHHVQHVEEYRQSPAIGTFIRWVRFLGIAASIFLLPLWLLFVLEPSLIPEKISYIGPEEKSNIPIIIQIIIADLGIEFLRLASIHTPTALSTAMALIAAVLIGQIAIDVGLFVPEVIFYVAIATIGSFVTPSYELSIANKLSRLLLIVVVAIFHLPGLLIGSTVYLLFLIQMRSLNTPYLWPFIPFNPGAFLQILIRRSVPGSRVRPSIVHPQNRIKQQK, from the coding sequence ATGACAACTTCAAAAAAGAATAAAATTCCTATATCAGCTTCACCATCAGAAAATGAGGAATTTTTTAAAACACATTTGGGACTAGAAACAACCTATGATATAGGAGTTAAAAAGATCAAAATATTAAACAAGGATGTCCATATTTATTTCGTAGCGGCAATATGTGAAACGGCTACGATTATGCAACTCTTAACTGTGCTTATTGAAATTAATGATAGAGAAAGGCAATCCTCAAAAATAAAACAAATCATCGAGAATCGTCTTGTTCACCAACAGGTAAAAGAGGTGGACAATCTAGATGAAGCAGTAGATCAATTGTTAGCTGGCTTAATCTTTGTTGTCATTGAAGGCGAAAAAAGTGGGTTTATCGTTGATGTTAGAGGTTATCCAGGCAGAACCCCAGAAGAGCCTGATACAGAAAAGGTTGTTCGAGGAGCACGAGATGGCTTTGTAGAGATGATGGTAGTAAATACGGCATTAATAAGAAGACGTATACGTGATGAGCGGATTCGCTTTGAAGTTATACAAGTGGGCGAACGTTCGAAAACAGATATATGTATTGCGTATATTAAAGACATTGCTCAACCTAGCTTAATAGAAATTATTAAAAAAGAGATTAATGAGATCGAAATAGATGGATTAACAATGGCAGATAAAACAATAGAAGAGTTTTTAGTCGCACAAGGATTTAACCCTTATCCACGTGTACGTTATACAGAAAGGCCAGATATAGCAGCGACTCACTTACTTGAAGGGCATGTCCTTGTATTGGTAGATACTTCACCTAGTGTGATCATTACTCCTACGACATTTTTCCATCATGTTCAACACGTAGAAGAATATCGCCAATCACCAGCAATAGGTACGTTCATCAGATGGGTGCGTTTTTTAGGGATTGCTGCATCTATTTTCTTATTACCATTGTGGTTGCTTTTTGTGCTTGAACCATCGTTAATTCCTGAAAAAATATCCTATATCGGTCCTGAGGAAAAATCGAACATACCAATTATTATTCAAATCATTATCGCTGATCTAGGCATCGAATTCTTAAGGCTAGCTTCCATACATACGCCTACTGCTCTATCAACTGCTATGGCTCTAATTGCAGCGGTTTTGATTGGTCAAATTGCTATAGATGTAGGCTTATTTGTTCCAGAGGTTATTTTTTATGTTGCAATAGCAACAATTGGGTCTTTCGTAACCCCGAGCTATGAATTAAGTATCGCAAATAAATTGTCTAGACTACTGCTCATTGTCGTTGTAGCAATATTTCATTTGCCTGGTTTATTGATTGGTTCGACTGTCTATTTATTATTTCTAATCCAAATGCGTTCGTTAAATACACCTTATTTATGGCCGTTTATCCCGTTTAATCCTGGTGCTTTTCTACAAATCTTAATTCGGAGATCTGTCCCTGGTTCACGTGTTAGACCAAGTATTGTGCATCCGCAAAATAGAATAAAACAGCAAAAATAG
- a CDS encoding segregation/condensation protein A produces the protein MKVQYNVKIDAFEGPLDLLLHLINRLEIDIYDIPVAKITEQYMFYIHTMQELQLDVASEYLVMAATLLAIKSKMLLPKHEEELFDEDVEVDITEDPREELINRLIEYRKYKEAATDLKELEAERSKVFTKAPSDVNEFVKDTKAKSQPLDVNLYDMLAAFQKLLRRKKLQKPLHTKITRQEIPIEKRMEEIIQELSSIKGRKSFFELFPYEDKGHIVVTFLAILELMRENAINIEQEKNFDEIFLASKVR, from the coding sequence ATGAAAGTGCAATATAATGTGAAAATTGATGCTTTTGAAGGACCGCTTGATCTTTTATTGCATTTGATTAATCGATTAGAAATAGATATTTATGATATACCAGTAGCGAAAATTACAGAACAATATATGTTCTATATTCATACAATGCAAGAATTACAGCTAGATGTTGCTAGTGAGTATTTAGTTATGGCTGCTACTTTATTAGCAATCAAGAGTAAGATGCTACTACCTAAACATGAAGAGGAGTTATTCGATGAGGATGTTGAGGTCGATATCACTGAAGATCCTCGAGAAGAGTTAATCAATCGCTTAATTGAATATAGGAAATATAAGGAAGCTGCGACAGACTTAAAGGAGTTAGAAGCTGAACGTAGCAAAGTTTTTACAAAAGCACCCAGTGATGTAAATGAATTTGTAAAAGATACTAAGGCAAAGAGCCAGCCACTTGATGTGAACTTATACGATATGCTCGCAGCATTTCAAAAACTATTACGTAGGAAAAAGCTCCAAAAGCCACTCCATACGAAAATAACTCGTCAAGAAATTCCAATTGAAAAAAGAATGGAAGAAATTATACAAGAGTTATCGTCAATTAAAGGAAGGAAAAGTTTTTTTGAACTATTTCCCTATGAAGATAAAGGGCACATCGTTGTTACTTTTTTAGCCATTTTAGAATTGATGAGAGAAAACGCGATTAATATTGAACAAGAAAAAAACTTTGATGAAATTTTTTTAGCTAGTAAGGTAAGGTGA
- a CDS encoding bifunctional 3,4-dihydroxy-2-butanone-4-phosphate synthase/GTP cyclohydrolase II, giving the protein MFHTIEDAIKDLADGKIIIVCDDEDRENEGDFVALAESVTPDTINFMIRHGRGLVCSPISEEIAERIQLNPMVINNTDPHGTAFTVSVDYKTSTTGISAYERAETIKQLLNEHSKASDFKRPGHIFPLIAKKGGVLRRAGHTEAAVDLANLAGSSSAAVICEIIKEDGSMARVPDLAIVADQFNLKMITIKDLIKYRNQKEKLVNREVEVLLPTEFGEFKTIGYTNEIDSKDHIALVKGNISPDHPTLVRVHSECLTGDVFGSFRCDCGPQLHAALTQIEKEGNGVLLYMRQEGRGIGLLNKLRAYKLQEAGYDTVEANEELGFAPDLREYGIGAQILKDLGIRKMKLLTNNPRKIAGLEGYDLEVVERVPIQMPTKKQNEAYLKTKNNKLGHLLNI; this is encoded by the coding sequence ATGTTCCATACTATTGAAGATGCGATAAAGGATTTAGCTGATGGAAAAATAATCATAGTCTGTGATGATGAAGATCGTGAAAATGAAGGTGATTTTGTTGCGTTAGCAGAAAGCGTAACGCCTGATACAATCAACTTTATGATAAGACACGGACGTGGATTAGTATGTTCACCCATATCAGAAGAAATTGCTGAAAGGATTCAATTAAATCCTATGGTGATAAATAATACTGATCCTCATGGAACAGCTTTTACTGTAAGTGTAGATTACAAAACGTCAACTACAGGGATAAGTGCTTATGAAAGAGCGGAAACAATTAAGCAGCTTTTAAATGAACATTCTAAAGCGAGTGATTTTAAAAGACCTGGGCATATTTTCCCGCTTATCGCTAAAAAGGGCGGTGTGCTTAGGAGAGCAGGGCATACTGAAGCAGCTGTAGACCTAGCTAATTTAGCTGGATCGTCCTCTGCAGCTGTTATATGTGAAATAATAAAGGAAGATGGCTCAATGGCACGCGTACCTGACCTAGCTATTGTTGCTGATCAATTCAACTTAAAGATGATAACAATTAAAGATTTAATTAAATATCGTAATCAAAAAGAAAAGTTAGTTAATAGAGAGGTAGAGGTTCTACTACCAACTGAATTTGGTGAATTTAAAACAATTGGATACACCAATGAAATCGATAGCAAAGACCATATTGCATTAGTGAAAGGTAATATTTCTCCAGATCATCCAACTCTCGTTAGAGTGCATTCCGAATGTTTAACAGGTGATGTTTTTGGCTCATTTCGTTGTGATTGCGGTCCACAGTTACATGCGGCACTAACACAAATTGAAAAAGAAGGTAATGGTGTTTTGTTGTACATGCGTCAAGAGGGAAGAGGCATCGGTTTACTTAATAAGCTTCGAGCCTACAAGCTTCAAGAGGCAGGGTATGATACTGTGGAGGCGAATGAAGAGTTAGGTTTTGCCCCAGACCTAAGAGAGTATGGAATTGGTGCACAAATTTTAAAGGATTTAGGAATACGTAAAATGAAATTACTTACTAATAATCCTCGAAAAATAGCGGGGCTAGAAGGCTACGACTTGGAAGTGGTTGAACGTGTGCCTATCCAAATGCCGACTAAAAAGCAAAACGAGGCATATTTAAAAACTAAAAATAACAAGCTAGGACATCTACTAAATATTTAA
- the ribD gene encoding bifunctional diaminohydroxyphosphoribosylaminopyrimidine deaminase/5-amino-6-(5-phosphoribosylamino)uracil reductase RibD has product MNDHDYMRVALEMAKSTIGQTSPNPVVGAVVVNRGQIVGLGTHLKAGEAHAEVHAINMAGNKAKDGTIYVTLEPCSHFGQTPPCVDLLISSGVSRVVIACEDPNPSVAGRGIRKLEEAGLKVDVGVLQDEAKKLNKVFFRYIKNNTPFVTLKTAISMDGKIATQSGESKWITGELARQDVHKYRHRYDAILVGVNTVVADNPSLTARLPYETNNPIRIILDTKLRTPLDSKVITDGLAPTWIVVGEDCSDDEIACYTSQKNVRIIQMREKRINIKDLLRVLGGEGITSLFVEGGGKVNTSFLKADVVQQYITYIAPKLIGGECAPTSFNGEGFDRLYDVPKLQIKSIEQLGEDIKLIAIPKNK; this is encoded by the coding sequence TTGAATGACCATGATTATATGAGAGTTGCACTAGAAATGGCTAAAAGTACCATTGGTCAAACAAGTCCAAACCCAGTAGTGGGAGCTGTTGTAGTTAATAGAGGACAAATTGTTGGTCTTGGGACACATTTAAAGGCTGGTGAAGCACATGCGGAAGTACATGCTATAAACATGGCAGGTAATAAAGCAAAAGATGGAACGATTTATGTGACCTTAGAACCTTGTAGCCATTTTGGTCAAACACCACCGTGTGTAGATTTATTGATCAGTAGTGGTGTTAGCCGAGTAGTAATTGCTTGTGAAGACCCAAATCCGAGTGTAGCAGGTAGAGGTATAAGAAAGTTAGAAGAAGCTGGTTTAAAAGTTGATGTTGGAGTCCTGCAGGATGAAGCTAAGAAATTAAATAAGGTATTCTTTCGTTATATTAAAAACAACACCCCTTTTGTGACGTTAAAAACTGCGATTAGCATGGATGGAAAAATTGCTACACAATCAGGCGAGAGCAAGTGGATTACTGGAGAGTTAGCACGTCAAGATGTGCATAAATATCGTCATCGATATGATGCAATTCTTGTTGGGGTGAACACCGTAGTTGCTGATAATCCTTCATTAACGGCAAGGCTTCCGTATGAAACGAATAATCCTATACGTATTATATTAGATACAAAATTACGAACACCTCTCGACTCAAAAGTGATTACTGATGGCTTAGCACCAACATGGATTGTTGTAGGAGAGGACTGTTCTGATGACGAGATAGCTTGTTATACTTCTCAAAAAAATGTTCGAATCATTCAAATGAGGGAAAAACGTATTAATATTAAGGATTTATTACGCGTATTAGGAGGTGAAGGGATAACAAGTCTTTTCGTTGAAGGCGGAGGGAAAGTAAATACGAGCTTTTTAAAAGCTGATGTTGTTCAGCAATATATTACATATATTGCTCCGAAGCTTATTGGAGGTGAGTGTGCACCTACCTCTTTTAATGGAGAAGGATTTGATCGTTTGTACGATGTACCGAAACTACAAATCAAGTCAATTGAGCAGCTGGGAGAAGATATTAAACTGATTGCTATTCCAAAGAATAAATAA
- the ribE gene encoding 6,7-dimethyl-8-ribityllumazine synthase, translating into MIYEGNLIGTNLRIGIVVARFNEFITSKLLGGALDGLKRHGVNEEQIDVAWVPGAFEIPLFARKMAETNKYDAVITLGAVIRGATTHYDYVCNEVAKGISAAGISTGLPIIFGVITTENIEQAIERAGTKAGNKGWEAALSAIESANLSREIVKNFDE; encoded by the coding sequence ATGATTTATGAAGGGAATTTGATCGGAACTAACTTAAGAATAGGTATAGTTGTTGCGAGGTTTAATGAGTTTATTACAAGTAAACTTCTTGGTGGGGCACTTGATGGACTTAAGCGTCATGGCGTAAATGAAGAACAAATAGATGTTGCGTGGGTACCTGGTGCCTTTGAAATCCCTCTATTCGCAAGAAAAATGGCTGAAACGAATAAATATGATGCAGTCATTACTTTAGGGGCTGTCATAAGGGGAGCGACCACTCATTATGATTATGTTTGTAATGAAGTAGCAAAAGGAATTTCGGCTGCAGGAATTTCGACAGGTTTACCGATTATATTTGGTGTGATTACGACAGAAAATATTGAACAAGCAATCGAAAGAGCCGGAACAAAAGCTGGTAATAAAGGGTGGGAAGCAGCATTGTCTGCTATTGAATCTGCAAATTTATCTCGAGAAATTGTTAAAAACTTTGACGAATAG